A genomic window from Pseudonocardia broussonetiae includes:
- a CDS encoding DUF3558 domain-containing protein: MRRVVSVLVGVLLCVPLAGCVRETAGAAAAPETPSTEVPLPPRPRDIDIRNVDPCSLLTASQRADLGLEGEPNYDVARSPLFEGPEPACTTRGYEPLTVAVGVALPYDGLGIDAFAAYRVRSEVSVIDVQGFPAVQAVQPGPMTSCTVVVDLAPGQALNVQYRDGGAQPPVPVDALCPGARDVADGAMLTLLSRN, encoded by the coding sequence GTGCGGCGGGTGGTGTCGGTGCTGGTGGGGGTGCTGCTGTGCGTGCCCCTGGCCGGTTGTGTGCGGGAGACGGCCGGTGCCGCGGCGGCGCCCGAGACCCCGTCCACCGAGGTGCCGCTGCCTCCGCGGCCGCGGGACATCGACATCCGCAACGTCGACCCCTGCTCACTGCTGACCGCATCACAGCGAGCGGACCTGGGGCTCGAGGGGGAACCGAACTACGACGTCGCCCGCTCGCCGTTGTTCGAGGGGCCGGAGCCTGCGTGCACGACCCGGGGTTACGAGCCACTGACTGTGGCGGTCGGGGTAGCCCTGCCCTACGACGGGCTGGGCATCGATGCGTTCGCCGCGTATCGCGTGCGGTCGGAGGTCTCGGTCATCGACGTGCAGGGTTTCCCTGCGGTCCAGGCCGTGCAGCCGGGACCGATGACGTCATGCACAGTGGTGGTCGACCTTGCGCCGGGACAGGCGCTGAACGTGCAGTACCGGGATGGGGGCGCCCAACCCCCGGTTCCCGTCGACGCGCTCTGCCCTGGGGCTAGGGACGTTGCCGACGGGGCGATGCTCACCCTCCTGTCTCGCAACTGA
- a CDS encoding PPE domain-containing protein — MTAPVVWQGLDHAALHEAVVNGGLGPAVSMDAEQQWRRMGKLITDIEGRLTAAMRESESEWAGDAADAARTGISPLGRWAIDAAQDAATTAEAVTAHAYGAATLRSQLRDNPPVPSETIMEALDRNATYGPRGATPAELAIVQAEQARRDEAAAKAAEDARVYENIGFESRRTLDFWTVPPTVTVEPASAVAPSGSAGGFAGGGWAVPAGPGGWTAVAPAASVELPSGAGPGAAGPSAAAQNAATPTTAGPAGGAVPGGVVPLPGGGAGPGGRGPGTAIEPAGRGTPSGGQGGGQGGGQGGSQAGGGSSGPPGRTPPTPGPYSPGSPTPIGRPAPSSGGRGTGPGPWTRAATDPRSPSGPRPVVPAAPPRSPSPGWRSVVLPAEPPSRAPAEPALRSGTGAGGTAGQAAGARTSSTHGMYPPMAGAGGAGQGTERRRPAYLIDDSGVFTDRRWVQPAVITPADLIPDEHGRLPGQDGRHE, encoded by the coding sequence GTGACCGCCCCCGTCGTCTGGCAGGGCCTCGACCACGCCGCCCTGCACGAGGCCGTCGTGAACGGGGGGCTCGGGCCGGCGGTGTCGATGGACGCCGAGCAGCAGTGGCGCCGCATGGGCAAGCTCATCACCGACATCGAGGGACGGCTCACCGCGGCGATGCGGGAGAGCGAGTCGGAGTGGGCGGGCGACGCGGCCGACGCCGCCCGCACCGGGATCAGCCCGCTGGGCCGGTGGGCGATCGACGCGGCGCAGGACGCCGCCACCACGGCCGAGGCCGTCACCGCCCACGCCTACGGGGCGGCGACGCTGCGCAGCCAGCTGCGCGACAACCCGCCGGTCCCGTCGGAGACGATCATGGAGGCGCTCGACCGCAACGCCACCTACGGGCCGCGGGGCGCCACCCCGGCGGAGCTGGCCATCGTGCAGGCCGAGCAGGCGCGCCGCGACGAGGCGGCGGCGAAGGCGGCGGAGGACGCCCGCGTCTACGAGAACATCGGCTTCGAGTCCCGGCGCACGCTGGACTTCTGGACCGTCCCCCCGACGGTGACCGTCGAGCCCGCGTCGGCGGTCGCCCCGAGCGGGTCGGCGGGCGGATTCGCCGGCGGCGGGTGGGCCGTGCCGGCCGGCCCGGGTGGGTGGACGGCCGTGGCACCCGCGGCGTCGGTCGAGCTCCCGAGTGGCGCGGGACCGGGCGCCGCGGGACCGAGCGCCGCGGCACAGAACGCCGCGACACCGACCACCGCCGGCCCGGCCGGCGGAGCCGTGCCCGGGGGAGTGGTGCCCCTGCCGGGTGGCGGTGCAGGGCCGGGTGGACGGGGCCCGGGCACCGCAATCGAGCCCGCCGGACGCGGCACGCCCAGCGGAGGCCAGGGCGGAGGCCAGGGTGGAGGCCAGGGCGGGAGCCAGGCCGGCGGCGGGAGCAGCGGCCCGCCCGGCCGCACCCCGCCGACGCCCGGCCCCTACAGCCCCGGCAGCCCGACCCCGATCGGCCGTCCGGCCCCCTCCTCGGGCGGCCGCGGCACCGGCCCGGGCCCCTGGACCCGCGCCGCCACCGACCCGCGGAGCCCGTCCGGCCCGCGCCCCGTCGTCCCGGCCGCGCCCCCGCGCAGCCCGTCGCCGGGCTGGCGCAGCGTCGTCCTCCCGGCCGAGCCGCCGTCCCGGGCGCCCGCCGAGCCGGCATTGCGATCGGGCACGGGGGCGGGCGGAACCGCTGGTCAGGCCGCCGGGGCCCGCACGTCGTCGACGCACGGCATGTACCCGCCGATGGCCGGCGCCGGCGGCGCCGGGCAGGGCACCGAGCGCCGCCGGCCCGCCTACCTGATCGACGACTCGGGCGTGTTCACCGACCGGCGCTGGGTCCAGCCGGCCGTCATCACACCCGCAGACCTGATCCCCGACGAGCACGGGCGGCTGCCAGGGCAAGATGGGAGGCATGAGTGA
- a CDS encoding O-acetylhomoserine aminocarboxypropyltransferase/cysteine synthase family protein, producing MSDRSWGFRTRAVHAGHVPDSTTGARAVPIYQSTSFVFENTAEAASLFALQKYGLIYSRIANPTVAVLEERLASLEGGIGAVATASGQSAEFLTFAALAGAGDHIVAAAGLYGGTITQLDVTLRRFGVDTTFVAGGDPASFAAAIRPETKLVFAEVVSNPGGEVADLAGLADVAHAAGLPLVVDATMATPYLCRPIEHGADIVIHSATKFIGGHGTTLGGVIVESGRFDWGNGNFPMMTEPIPSYGGLNWWGNFQEFGFLTKLRAEQLRDVGATLAPHSAFLLLQGVETLPQRMEAHVANARAVAEWLHADPRVSYVRWAGLPDHPHHDRAARYLPLGPGAVFSFGVAGGREAGQRFIESVQLCSHLANIGDARTLVIHPGSTTHQQLTDDQLRDAGVPPDLVRISVGLEDADDILWDLDQALAAASKGASA from the coding sequence ATGAGTGATCGGAGCTGGGGATTCCGCACGCGCGCCGTGCACGCCGGGCACGTCCCCGACAGCACGACCGGGGCGAGGGCGGTGCCGATCTACCAGTCCACGAGCTTCGTGTTCGAGAACACCGCCGAGGCCGCGAGCCTGTTCGCGCTGCAGAAGTACGGGCTGATCTACAGCCGGATCGCCAACCCCACCGTCGCGGTGCTCGAGGAGCGGCTGGCGAGCCTGGAGGGCGGGATCGGGGCGGTCGCGACGGCGTCGGGGCAGTCCGCGGAGTTCCTCACCTTCGCCGCGCTCGCCGGGGCGGGCGACCACATCGTCGCCGCGGCCGGGCTCTACGGCGGCACGATCACCCAGCTCGACGTGACGCTGCGCCGCTTCGGCGTCGACACCACGTTCGTCGCGGGCGGTGACCCGGCCTCGTTCGCCGCGGCGATCCGGCCGGAGACCAAGCTGGTGTTCGCCGAGGTCGTCTCCAACCCGGGCGGGGAGGTGGCCGACCTCGCGGGGCTCGCCGACGTCGCGCACGCGGCGGGGTTGCCGCTCGTCGTCGACGCGACCATGGCCACGCCCTACCTCTGCCGCCCGATCGAGCACGGCGCCGACATCGTGATCCACAGCGCCACCAAGTTCATCGGCGGCCACGGCACCACGCTGGGCGGTGTGATCGTCGAGTCCGGCCGGTTCGACTGGGGCAACGGCAACTTCCCGATGATGACCGAGCCGATCCCGTCCTACGGCGGGCTCAACTGGTGGGGCAACTTCCAGGAGTTCGGGTTCCTCACCAAGCTCCGCGCCGAGCAGCTGCGCGACGTCGGCGCCACGCTCGCCCCGCACAGCGCGTTCCTGCTGCTGCAGGGCGTGGAGACGCTGCCGCAGCGCATGGAGGCGCACGTCGCGAACGCCCGCGCGGTGGCCGAGTGGCTGCACGCCGACCCGCGCGTGTCCTACGTCAGGTGGGCGGGCCTGCCCGACCACCCGCACCACGACCGGGCCGCCCGGTACCTCCCGCTCGGGCCGGGCGCGGTGTTCTCCTTCGGCGTGGCGGGCGGGCGCGAGGCGGGGCAGCGGTTCATCGAGTCGGTGCAGCTGTGCAGCCACCTCGCCAACATCGGCGACGCCCGCACGCTCGTGATCCACCCCGGCTCCACCACCCACCAGCAGCTGACCGACGACCAGCTCCGCGACGCCGGGGTGCCGCCGGACCTGGTGCGGATCAGCGTCGGGCTGGAGGACGCCGACGACATCCTGTGGGACCTCGACCAGGCGCTCGCCGCGGCGTCGAAGGGAGCATCGGCATGA
- a CDS encoding DUF3558 domain-containing protein: MVSVLVGVLLCVSLAGCVRETAGAAAAPETPSTEVPLPPRPRDIDIRNVDPCSLLTASQRAELGLDAEPAYDVQVSPLFEGPEPACTIGGSDPREVAAGVALPYDGLGVNAFAASRVRADVTVIEVQGMPAVLARPSEQLRLCSVVVDVAPGQAVNVQYRDGGGQPTVPQDDLCAGALAVAEAAMSTLLSRV, translated from the coding sequence ATGGTGTCGGTGCTGGTCGGGGTGCTGCTGTGCGTGTCCCTGGCCGGTTGTGTGCGGGAGACGGCGGGTGCCGCGGCGGCGCCCGAGACCCCGTCCACCGAGGTGCCGCTGCCTCCGCGGCCCCGCGACATCGACATCCGCAACGTGGACCCCTGCTCGCTGCTCACCGCGTCCCAGCGGGCTGAGCTCGGGTTGGACGCCGAGCCGGCGTACGACGTACAGGTGTCGCCGTTGTTCGAAGGCCCGGAACCAGCCTGCACGATCGGCGGCTCCGATCCTCGCGAGGTAGCGGCCGGAGTGGCACTGCCCTACGACGGGCTGGGAGTGAATGCGTTCGCTGCTTCGCGGGTGCGGGCCGACGTGACTGTGATCGAGGTCCAGGGCATGCCAGCAGTGCTGGCCAGGCCGTCCGAGCAGTTGAGGCTGTGCTCGGTGGTGGTCGACGTTGCGCCGGGTCAGGCGGTGAACGTGCAGTACCGCGACGGCGGAGGACAGCCGACCGTTCCTCAGGACGACCTGTGCGCGGGTGCGCTCGCGGTAGCCGAGGCGGCGATGAGCACGCTGCTGTCGCGCGTCTGA
- a CDS encoding CoA-binding protein, which translates to MSWENPSATRRQQILRETRSVAVVGASPNPARASNFVATYLLTSSDYDVHFVNPHADEILGRPVHKSLADLPVVPDLVDVFRRPADLPGVLDEVLALGEGVRTFWLQFGLFDEELARRAEAGGLEVVMDRCLKIEHARFHGGLHIAGFDTGVISSRRRPPR; encoded by the coding sequence ATGAGCTGGGAGAACCCGAGCGCCACGCGCCGCCAGCAGATCCTGCGGGAGACCCGGTCCGTGGCGGTCGTCGGGGCGTCGCCCAATCCGGCGCGCGCCAGCAACTTCGTGGCCACCTACCTGCTCACGAGCTCCGACTACGACGTCCACTTCGTCAACCCGCACGCCGACGAGATCCTCGGGCGGCCGGTGCACAAGAGCCTCGCCGACCTGCCCGTCGTGCCCGACCTCGTCGACGTGTTCCGCCGCCCGGCCGACCTCCCCGGGGTCCTCGACGAGGTGCTGGCGCTGGGCGAGGGCGTCCGGACGTTCTGGCTCCAGTTCGGCCTGTTCGACGAGGAGCTGGCGCGGCGCGCGGAGGCGGGCGGCCTGGAGGTCGTCATGGACCGCTGCCTCAAGATCGAGCACGCGCGCTTCCACGGCGGCCTGCACATCGCCGGCTTCGACACCGGCGTGATCAGCTCGCGACGCCGCCCGCCGCGCTGA
- a CDS encoding DUF418 domain-containing protein: MTTAADPGATPTSARALAPDLARGGMLLLIALANVHTWLYAPGAGLRSYPGGFDALDRAVVLAQMLLVDGRAYPLFALLFGYGITQLAWRRAQVGLPADVVTALVRRRGLVLVGIGFLHGVLLFSGDIVGAYGLVAVVLAGVLVAGSDRTLLVLAVVGLVVSTLISLLSGLPLPEEALALRSVAQPDPAFALVLRAVEWLSSGFVLQAVAVFGMVALGAWAARRRMLDEPAAHRALLVRVAVGGLVAAVVLGLPFGLAAAGLVPQGVGALVLGAGLHAVGGFGGGAGYAALFGLLALRAPGPVAGALVAGGRRSLSCYLAQSVAFVVLMPAWTLALGERASVTQALVIAVLTWLVVLGVAVVSERAGVRGPAETLLRRLTYGAGRR; the protein is encoded by the coding sequence ATGACGACCGCGGCCGATCCCGGCGCCACCCCGACCTCGGCGCGCGCCCTCGCCCCCGACCTCGCCCGCGGCGGGATGCTGCTGCTCATCGCGCTGGCCAACGTCCACACCTGGCTCTACGCGCCGGGCGCGGGCCTGCGGTCCTACCCCGGTGGCTTCGACGCCCTCGACCGCGCCGTCGTGCTCGCGCAGATGCTGCTCGTCGACGGCCGCGCCTACCCGCTGTTCGCCCTGCTGTTCGGCTACGGCATCACCCAGCTCGCGTGGCGGCGGGCGCAGGTGGGGCTGCCCGCCGACGTCGTCACGGCGCTGGTGCGCCGGCGCGGGCTCGTCCTGGTCGGCATCGGGTTCCTGCACGGCGTGCTGCTGTTCTCCGGGGACATCGTCGGCGCGTACGGGCTGGTCGCCGTCGTGCTGGCCGGGGTGCTGGTCGCGGGGTCGGACCGGACGCTGCTCGTGCTCGCGGTCGTCGGCCTGGTGGTGTCGACCCTGATCTCGCTGCTCAGCGGGCTGCCGCTGCCCGAGGAGGCGCTCGCGCTGCGCTCGGTCGCGCAGCCCGACCCGGCGTTCGCGCTCGTGCTGCGGGCCGTCGAGTGGCTGTCGAGCGGGTTCGTGCTGCAGGCCGTCGCGGTGTTCGGGATGGTCGCGCTCGGGGCGTGGGCCGCGCGCCGGCGGATGCTCGACGAGCCGGCCGCGCACCGCGCGCTGCTGGTGCGGGTGGCCGTCGGCGGGCTCGTGGCCGCGGTCGTGCTGGGCCTGCCGTTCGGGCTCGCCGCGGCCGGGCTCGTGCCGCAGGGGGTCGGGGCGCTGGTGCTCGGCGCCGGGCTGCACGCCGTCGGCGGGTTCGGCGGCGGGGCCGGGTACGCGGCGCTGTTCGGGCTGCTCGCGCTCCGGGCCCCGGGGCCGGTGGCGGGCGCGCTCGTCGCGGGCGGGCGGCGGTCGCTGTCGTGCTACCTCGCGCAGTCGGTGGCGTTCGTGGTGCTCATGCCGGCGTGGACCCTCGCCCTCGGCGAGCGGGCGAGCGTCACGCAGGCGCTGGTGATCGCCGTCCTGACGTGGCTGGTCGTGCTGGGCGTCGCGGTGGTGTCGGAGCGGGCCGGCGTCCGCGGGCCGGCCGAGACGCTGCTGCGGCGCCTGACGTACGGGGCCGGGCGCCGGTAG
- the treZ gene encoding malto-oligosyltrehalose trehalohydrolase, whose translation MTDFEVWAPHRNQVRVLVDGTTHPMTRDGAGWWRADVDGAEPGTAYAFLLDDDETPLPDPRSRWQPTGVHGASRLYDEGAHRWQDRMWTGRALPGAVLYELHIGTFTGEGTFDSAIGKLDHLAALGVDMVEVLPVNAVDGPRNWGYDGVGWYAVTENYGGPDAFKRFVDACHLRGMGVVLDVVYNHLGPSGAYLDKFAPYFSGSNIWGPSVNLDKAHSEPVRRYVIENALMWLRDFHVDGLRLDAVHALHDERATHVLEQLAIEVEALATHVGRPLSLIAESDLNDARLVTAREGGGYGLHAQWCDDIHHSLHSTLTGEGQGYYADFATAGLTGLAHVFTRAFLHEGTWSSFRQRLHGAPVDTRRVPGHRFLAYLQNHDQIGNRATGDRLTQTLSPGLLACGAALLFGSPFTPMLFMGEEWGARTPWQFFSHFPDPALREAVRKGRTAEFAEHGWGDVEVPDPNAESTFTDSKLDWDEQLQEPHATLLQVHRQLIALRREHAELSDPWLDEVEVDIDEDARTVVLHRGRLRVACNLGPDPVTLALNAPVRRILLASEPTEGDDEALTLRPESFAVVQVG comes from the coding sequence GTGACGGATTTCGAGGTGTGGGCCCCGCACCGCAACCAGGTACGCGTGCTCGTCGACGGCACGACCCACCCCATGACCCGCGACGGCGCCGGCTGGTGGCGGGCCGACGTCGACGGCGCCGAACCCGGCACGGCCTACGCCTTCCTGCTCGACGACGACGAGACCCCGCTGCCCGACCCGCGCTCGCGGTGGCAGCCGACCGGCGTGCACGGCGCCTCGCGGCTCTACGACGAGGGCGCGCACCGCTGGCAGGACCGCATGTGGACCGGTCGCGCGCTGCCCGGCGCCGTCCTCTACGAGCTGCACATCGGCACGTTCACCGGCGAGGGCACCTTCGACTCCGCGATCGGCAAGCTCGACCACCTCGCCGCGCTCGGCGTCGACATGGTGGAGGTGCTGCCCGTCAACGCCGTCGACGGCCCGCGCAACTGGGGCTACGACGGCGTCGGCTGGTACGCCGTCACCGAGAACTACGGCGGCCCCGACGCGTTCAAGCGCTTCGTCGACGCCTGCCACCTGCGCGGGATGGGCGTCGTGCTCGACGTCGTCTACAACCACCTCGGGCCGTCCGGCGCCTACCTCGACAAGTTCGCGCCGTACTTCTCGGGCAGCAACATCTGGGGCCCGTCGGTCAACCTCGACAAGGCCCACTCCGAGCCCGTGCGCCGCTACGTCATCGAGAACGCGCTGATGTGGCTGCGCGACTTCCACGTCGACGGGCTGCGCCTCGACGCCGTCCACGCGCTGCACGACGAGCGCGCCACGCACGTGCTCGAACAGCTCGCGATCGAGGTGGAGGCGCTGGCGACGCACGTGGGGCGCCCGCTGTCGCTGATCGCCGAGTCCGACCTCAACGACGCGCGGCTGGTCACGGCCCGCGAGGGCGGCGGCTACGGCCTGCACGCCCAGTGGTGCGACGACATCCACCACTCGCTGCACTCCACGCTCACCGGCGAGGGACAGGGCTACTACGCCGACTTCGCCACCGCCGGCCTCACCGGGCTCGCGCACGTGTTCACCCGCGCGTTCCTGCACGAGGGCACGTGGTCGAGCTTCCGCCAGCGGCTGCACGGCGCGCCCGTCGACACCCGCCGCGTCCCCGGCCACCGCTTCCTCGCCTACCTGCAGAACCACGACCAGATCGGCAACCGCGCCACCGGCGACCGCCTCACCCAGACCCTCTCCCCCGGCCTGCTGGCCTGCGGCGCCGCGCTGCTGTTCGGCTCGCCGTTCACGCCGATGCTGTTCATGGGCGAGGAGTGGGGCGCGCGGACGCCGTGGCAGTTCTTCTCCCACTTCCCCGACCCGGCGCTGCGCGAGGCCGTCCGGAAGGGCCGCACCGCGGAGTTCGCCGAGCACGGCTGGGGCGACGTGGAGGTGCCCGACCCCAACGCCGAGTCGACGTTCACCGACTCGAAGCTCGACTGGGACGAGCAGCTCCAGGAGCCGCACGCCACCCTCCTGCAGGTGCACCGTCAGCTGATCGCGCTGCGCCGCGAGCACGCCGAGCTGTCGGACCCGTGGCTCGACGAGGTGGAGGTGGACATCGACGAGGACGCCCGCACCGTCGTCCTGCACCGCGGCCGCCTGCGGGTGGCGTGCAACCTGGGCCCCGACCCCGTCACGCTCGCCCTCAACGCCCCCGTGCGCCGGATCCTGCTGGCCAGCGAGCCGACCGAGGGGGACGACGAGGCGCTGACGCTGCGGCCGGAGTCGTTCGCGGTCGTGCAGGTGGGCTGA
- a CDS encoding endonuclease domain-containing protein, whose amino-acid sequence MGVTGWPEVFRGSEAVAAGLVTWGRLRGPRFVRLFPDVYAPVGEHPPDLALRARAAGLLVGERGAVSGWAAAELLGASCGPRDAPVEVTTTGLRVREHPGLVVRRERIAPGELTSVGGVRVTGALRTAYGLARRLDLVEGVVAVDRLANRHRFPPDLLLNFLTHYPRAIGNPRVIDVLAHANPYSGSPMESRLRMLLELAGLPRPRVQWVVQDPAARTAVWLDLAYPHAKVAIEYEGGEHTTPEGVLRDAARYTRLVSRGWRILRYTRFDVRDGAQRIVEEVGRAIGAPLLPERH is encoded by the coding sequence GTGGGCGTGACGGGCTGGCCGGAGGTGTTCCGGGGGTCGGAGGCAGTGGCCGCCGGGCTGGTGACGTGGGGCCGGCTGCGCGGACCGCGGTTCGTCCGGCTGTTCCCCGACGTCTACGCGCCCGTGGGCGAGCATCCGCCCGACCTGGCGCTGCGGGCGCGCGCTGCGGGCCTGCTCGTCGGGGAGCGCGGCGCGGTCTCGGGGTGGGCGGCGGCCGAGCTGCTCGGCGCCTCCTGCGGCCCGCGCGACGCGCCCGTCGAGGTGACCACGACCGGCCTGCGTGTGCGGGAGCACCCGGGTCTGGTGGTGCGCCGGGAGCGGATCGCGCCGGGAGAGCTGACGAGCGTGGGCGGCGTCCGCGTCACCGGCGCACTGCGCACGGCGTACGGACTCGCGCGGCGGCTCGACCTCGTCGAGGGCGTCGTGGCCGTGGACCGGCTGGCCAACCGGCACAGGTTCCCGCCGGACCTGCTGCTCAACTTCCTCACGCACTACCCGCGGGCGATCGGCAACCCTCGCGTGATCGACGTCCTGGCGCACGCGAACCCGTACTCCGGCTCGCCGATGGAGTCGCGGCTGCGGATGCTGCTGGAGCTCGCCGGGCTGCCCCGGCCCCGGGTGCAGTGGGTGGTGCAGGACCCGGCGGCGCGCACGGCGGTCTGGCTCGACCTCGCGTACCCGCACGCGAAGGTCGCGATCGAGTACGAGGGTGGGGAGCACACCACCCCTGAGGGCGTGCTCCGCGACGCCGCCCGCTACACGCGGCTCGTCAGCCGCGGTTGGCGCATCTTGCGGTACACGAGGTTCGACGTCCGGGACGGGGCACAGCGGATCGTCGAGGAGGTCGGCCGCGCGATCGGTGCACCACTGCTGCCGGAACGGCACTGA
- a CDS encoding malate dehydrogenase, producing MSAPTAPVNVVVTGAAGQIGYALLFRIASGQLLGPDTPVRLRLLEIPQAVKAAEGVALELEDCAFPLLSGIDITDDATAAFDGANVGLLVGARPRTKGMERGDLLEANGGIFAPQGRAINAGAADDIRVLVVGNPANTNALIASAAAPDVPAERFTAMTRLDHNRALAQLSSKLGVPLTDIKKLTIWGNHSATQYPDLYHAEVGGKIAAEQVEESWLRDEFIPRVAKRGAEIIEVRGASSAASAANAAIDHVHDWVNGTPEGDWTSAAIPSDGSYGVAEGIISSFPVTSVNGEWKIVQGLEINDFSRERIDASVAELVEEREAVKGLGLL from the coding sequence GTGTCTGCGCCTACCGCCCCCGTCAACGTCGTCGTCACCGGAGCCGCCGGACAGATCGGCTACGCGCTGCTCTTCCGCATCGCGTCCGGCCAGCTGCTCGGACCGGACACCCCGGTCCGGCTGCGCCTCCTGGAGATCCCGCAGGCGGTGAAGGCCGCCGAGGGCGTCGCGCTCGAGCTCGAGGACTGCGCCTTCCCGCTGCTGTCGGGCATCGACATCACCGACGACGCCACCGCCGCCTTCGACGGCGCCAACGTCGGCCTGCTCGTCGGCGCGCGCCCCCGCACCAAGGGCATGGAGCGCGGTGACCTCCTCGAGGCCAACGGCGGCATCTTCGCCCCGCAGGGCCGCGCGATCAACGCCGGTGCCGCCGACGACATCCGCGTCCTCGTGGTCGGCAATCCGGCCAACACCAACGCCCTCATCGCCTCGGCCGCCGCGCCCGACGTGCCCGCCGAGCGCTTCACGGCCATGACCCGCCTCGACCACAACCGCGCGCTCGCGCAGCTGTCGTCGAAGCTCGGCGTGCCGCTGACCGACATCAAGAAGCTCACGATCTGGGGCAACCACTCCGCCACCCAGTACCCCGACCTCTACCACGCCGAGGTCGGCGGCAAGATCGCCGCGGAGCAGGTCGAGGAGTCCTGGCTGCGCGACGAGTTCATCCCGCGCGTCGCCAAGCGCGGCGCCGAGATCATCGAGGTGCGCGGCGCGTCGTCGGCCGCGTCGGCCGCCAACGCCGCCATCGACCACGTCCACGACTGGGTCAACGGCACCCCCGAGGGTGACTGGACCTCCGCCGCCATCCCGTCCGACGGCTCCTACGGCGTCGCCGAGGGCATCATCTCCTCGTTCCCGGTCACCTCGGTGAACGGCGAGTGGAAGATCGTCCAGGGCCTGGAGATCAACGACTTCTCCCGCGAGCGGATCGACGCCAGCGTCGCCGAGCTCGTGGAGGAGCGCGAGGCCGTGAAGGGTCTCGGCCTGCTCTGA
- a CDS encoding glycoside hydrolase family 16 protein, whose translation MIPDLEERFTGGSLDESVWTPAYLPAWSSREAAAAAYRLDPDGLHLTIPDDHPLWCPDLHDGPLRVSAVQTGNRSGPVGSTQGQQPFREGLVVAQEQPAPGRDPWGFTPHHGRVAVRCRAELGPRSMFSAWMVGIEDRPERSGEICLVEVFGDALGEGTARVGSGIHPFRDPALHEEFSADPMDVDVAVLHEYAVEWRPDGVDFLVDGRVVRSSRQSPDYPMLLIIGLFDFPDRAVPERVEPPPELVVRSVTGHTPFGRAPA comes from the coding sequence GTGATCCCGGACCTCGAGGAGCGGTTCACCGGAGGCTCGCTCGACGAGAGCGTGTGGACCCCCGCCTACCTGCCCGCCTGGAGCTCGCGCGAGGCCGCGGCCGCCGCCTACCGGCTGGACCCCGACGGCCTGCACCTGACGATCCCCGACGACCACCCGCTGTGGTGCCCGGACCTGCACGACGGGCCGCTGCGGGTGTCGGCGGTGCAGACGGGCAACCGGTCGGGGCCGGTGGGGAGCACGCAGGGCCAGCAGCCCTTCCGCGAGGGCCTGGTCGTCGCGCAGGAGCAGCCCGCGCCGGGGCGCGACCCGTGGGGCTTCACCCCGCACCACGGCCGGGTCGCGGTCAGGTGCCGGGCCGAGCTCGGCCCGCGGTCGATGTTCTCGGCCTGGATGGTCGGCATCGAGGACCGGCCCGAGCGCAGCGGCGAGATCTGCCTCGTCGAGGTGTTCGGCGACGCGCTCGGTGAGGGCACCGCCCGGGTCGGCAGCGGCATCCACCCGTTCCGCGACCCGGCGCTGCACGAGGAGTTCTCCGCGGACCCGATGGACGTCGACGTGGCCGTGCTCCACGAGTACGCGGTCGAGTGGCGGCCCGACGGCGTCGACTTCCTCGTCGACGGCCGGGTGGTCCGCTCCAGCCGCCAGTCCCCGGACTACCCGATGTTGTTGATCATCGGACTGTTCGACTTCCCCGACCGGGCGGTGCCCGAGCGCGTCGAACCGCCACCGGAACTGGTCGTCCGGTCGGTTACCGGACATACCCCTTTCGGACGAGCGCCGGCCTGA